One Spinacia oleracea cultivar Varoflay chromosome 4, BTI_SOV_V1, whole genome shotgun sequence DNA segment encodes these proteins:
- the LOC110785951 gene encoding uridine nucleosidase 1 isoform X2, whose protein sequence is MGTIEESADCLLGESISNGVVYDSSSYSAKCEKLIIDTDPGIDDCMAILMAFQTQEVDIIGLTTIFGNVQTENATRNALLLCEIAERPDVPVAEGSPGPLKGGMPRVADFVHDKVSEHPGEVSILALGPLTNLALAIKKDSSFASKAKRIVVLGGAFFALGNVNPAAEANIFGDPEAADVVFTSGANITVVGINITTQVKLTDSDLHGLRESKGRHTRLLTDMCKFYRDWHVKSDGVYGIFLHDPVSFVAVVRPDLFTYKKGVVRVETQGICAGYTLMDQGLKKWNSENPWTGYSPISVAWTVNVEEVLMYVKSQLTQS, encoded by the exons ATGGGGACGATTGAGGAGTCTGCTGATTGTCTCTTAGGAGAAAGCATCTCGAATGGGGTAGTTTatgattcttcttcttattcTGCCAAGTGCGAGAAGCTCATTATTGATACTGATCCTGGAATTg ATGATTGCATGGCCATCCTTATGGCCTTTCAAACTCAAGAGGTGGATATCATTGGGTTGACTACAATATTTGGTAATGTGCAGACAGAGAATGCCACTCGGAATGCATTGCTCCTG TGTGAGATCGCAGAACGTCCTGATGTTCCCGTTGCAGAAGGCAGTCCTGGACCTCTGAAG GGTGGCATGCCGCGTGTTGCTGATTTTGTTCATG ATAAGGTTTCTGAACACCCGGGGGAAGTATCTATACTTGCTTTAGGTCCATTAACAAACTTAGCTCTG GCAATCAAGAAGGATTCATCCTTTGCTAGCAAAGCGAAAAGAATTGTGGTTCTTGGGGGCGCTTTTTTTGCTCTTGGAAATGTGAACCCTGCTGCTGAAGCAAAT ATCTTTGGTGACCCAGAGGCAGCTGATGTAGTTTTTACTTCAGGGGCAAATATTACCGTTGTTGGCATTAACATCACAACCCAAGTCAAATTAACAG ACAGTGATCTTCATGGACTAAGGGAATCGAAAGGAAGACATACTCGACTCCTCACTGATATGTGCAAATTTTACAGAGATTGGCATGTGAAATCAGATGGTGTATATG GTATTTTCCTTCACGATCCTGTTAGTTTTGTAGCGGTTGTGAGACCTGATCTTTTTACATACAAGAAAGGGGTCGTAAGAGTCGAGACACAGGGCATCTGTGCTGGATATACATTAATGGATCAAGGGCTTAAGAA GTGGAATTCAGAAAATCCATGGACAGGATACTCCCCTATTTCAGTGGCGTGGACAGTTAACGTCGAAGAAGTTCTAATGTATGTAAAGAGCCAATTAACGCAATCTTGA
- the LOC110785951 gene encoding uridine nucleosidase 1 isoform X1 yields the protein MGTIEESADCLLGESISNGVVYDSSSYSAKCEKLIIDTDPGIDDCMAILMAFQTQEVDIIGLTTIFGNVQTENATRNALLLCEIAERPDVPVAEGSPGPLKGGMPRVADFVHGTDGLGNINLLPPKARKIEKSAAQFLVDKVSEHPGEVSILALGPLTNLALAIKKDSSFASKAKRIVVLGGAFFALGNVNPAAEANIFGDPEAADVVFTSGANITVVGINITTQVKLTDSDLHGLRESKGRHTRLLTDMCKFYRDWHVKSDGVYGIFLHDPVSFVAVVRPDLFTYKKGVVRVETQGICAGYTLMDQGLKKWNSENPWTGYSPISVAWTVNVEEVLMYVKSQLTQS from the exons ATGGGGACGATTGAGGAGTCTGCTGATTGTCTCTTAGGAGAAAGCATCTCGAATGGGGTAGTTTatgattcttcttcttattcTGCCAAGTGCGAGAAGCTCATTATTGATACTGATCCTGGAATTg ATGATTGCATGGCCATCCTTATGGCCTTTCAAACTCAAGAGGTGGATATCATTGGGTTGACTACAATATTTGGTAATGTGCAGACAGAGAATGCCACTCGGAATGCATTGCTCCTG TGTGAGATCGCAGAACGTCCTGATGTTCCCGTTGCAGAAGGCAGTCCTGGACCTCTGAAG GGTGGCATGCCGCGTGTTGCTGATTTTGTTCATGGTACTGATGGATTGGGCAACATAAATCTATTACCTCCTAAGgcaagaaaaattgaaaaaagtgCTGCTCAATTTCTTGTAGATAAGGTTTCTGAACACCCGGGGGAAGTATCTATACTTGCTTTAGGTCCATTAACAAACTTAGCTCTG GCAATCAAGAAGGATTCATCCTTTGCTAGCAAAGCGAAAAGAATTGTGGTTCTTGGGGGCGCTTTTTTTGCTCTTGGAAATGTGAACCCTGCTGCTGAAGCAAAT ATCTTTGGTGACCCAGAGGCAGCTGATGTAGTTTTTACTTCAGGGGCAAATATTACCGTTGTTGGCATTAACATCACAACCCAAGTCAAATTAACAG ACAGTGATCTTCATGGACTAAGGGAATCGAAAGGAAGACATACTCGACTCCTCACTGATATGTGCAAATTTTACAGAGATTGGCATGTGAAATCAGATGGTGTATATG GTATTTTCCTTCACGATCCTGTTAGTTTTGTAGCGGTTGTGAGACCTGATCTTTTTACATACAAGAAAGGGGTCGTAAGAGTCGAGACACAGGGCATCTGTGCTGGATATACATTAATGGATCAAGGGCTTAAGAA GTGGAATTCAGAAAATCCATGGACAGGATACTCCCCTATTTCAGTGGCGTGGACAGTTAACGTCGAAGAAGTTCTAATGTATGTAAAGAGCCAATTAACGCAATCTTGA